DNA sequence from the Streptomyces canus genome:
TCGGCGTCCGCAGTGAGAACGCGGAGGTCGAGGAACTCCTCGCCGAGGTGCTCGCCACCGGGCGGGCACGCGACATCGAGAGGTACGTCCGTCCCAGCGGCTTCAACCGCGCGGCCGGGATGCTGACCCGGATCGCGCCGCTCACCGACGGCTCGGGACGGGTGCGGGGAGCCTGTCTGACCGGCCACGACTTCACCGAGCACTACCTCGCCCGGGAGCGGCTCCGGCTGGTCAACGAGGCGAGCGTGCGTATCGGCACCACCCTCGACGTCACCCGTACGGCTCAGGAGCTGGCGGACGTCTGCATTCCGGCGCTCGCCGACTTCGTGAGCATCGACCTGCTGGACCCGCAGGAGAGCGGCGAGGCCCCGACCGAGCTCGCGGCGCCGGTCGAACTGCGGCGCGCCGCCCACCATTCCGTGGACCCCGGCAATCCGATGGCCGTGATGAAGCCCGGGCACACCGAGGTGTATCCCGCCACCTCACCGCAGGCCGACTCTGTGGTCGCGGGCCGCACCATCGTCGCCACGGTGGCGTCCGGGCGCCTGGACCAGTGGCTCAACTGGAACAGAACCCGCGGCGAGCGGGTCAGGGAGTTCGGCGTCCACTCCACGATGTCCGTACCGATCCAGGCCCGCGGCCAGACCCTCGGGGTCGCGGTCCTCACCCGCTACCGGCGGCCCGACCCCTTCACCCCGGACGATGTGCTGCTGGCCGAGGAGATCACCGCGCGGGCCGCGGTCTGCATCGACAACGCCCGTCGGTTCTCCCGCGAGCGCGAGACCGCCCTCGCCCTGCAGCGCAGTCTGCTGCCCCGTTCCCTGCCGCGCACGGCCGCCGTGGAGGCGGCGTCGCGTTATCTTCCGGCGGCGCGGGCCGGGGTGGGCGGCGACTGGTTCGACGTGATCCCGCTGTCGGGGATGCGGGTCGCGATGGTCGTCGGGGACGTGGTGGGGCACGGCATCCAGGCCTCGGCGACGATGGGCCGGCTGCGCACCGCAGTCCGCACCCTCGCCGACATCGACCTGGCTCCGGACGAACTGCTCACCCACCTCGACGACCTCGTCGTACGGCTGTCCGCGGAGGCCGGCAGCGAGGGCAGTCCCGGCGAGGTCGGGGCCACGTGTCTCTACGCGGTCTACGACCCGGTGTCGCGGCGCTGCACGCTGGCCCGGGCCGGGCATCCGGCGCCCGTGATGCTGACGCCGGGAGGGACGGCACGCGAGGTGGAACTGCCCGCGGGACCGCCGCTGGGCCTGGGCGGGCTGCCGTTCGAGTCCGCCGAGCTGGCACTGCCCGAGGGCAGTGTGCTCTCCCTGTTCACGGACGGCCTGATCGAGTCCCGAGAGCGGGACGTGGGCGCCAGTCACGCCCTGCTGTGCGAGGCCCTGGCCGTTCCCTCCGACTCCTTGGACGAGACCTGCGACCGGCTGCTGCAGGCGGTGCTCCCGCCCGGCGGCTCCTCGGACGACGTGGCCCTGCTGCTGGCCCGCACCCTGGGTCTGCCCGCCTCCCAGGTGGCGACCTGGGACATCCCCGCCGACCCGGCGCTGGTGGCGCCCGTCCGCAAGCAGGTCGTCCAGCAGCTGGATCGCTGGGACCTGAGCGAGGCGTCGTTCACGGCGGAACTGGTGGTGAGCGAGCTGGTGACGAACGCGATCCGGTACGGCGCCCGTCCCATCCGGCTGCGGCTCATCCATGACGCGACCACGCTGATCTGCGAGGTCTCCGACACCAACCACACCGCCCCGCACCTGCGGCGCGCCAAGACCTGGGACGAGGGCGGCCGGGGTCTGCTGCTGGTCGCGCAGCTCACCCAGCGCTGGGGCAGCCGGCACACGGCCGAGGGCAAGACGATCTGGGCGGAGATCGGACTCCTCGACGAGGAGTGAGCGAACTTGTCCGGGCCGTTCCGCATCGGACCCTTATGACGGGGCACAAGGCGCCTTACGCGCGCGTGCGTGAAATCTCCGGGAGTGTGGAGACATGACGATCAGGTGGTCCCTGGGTGTGCGGCGGGCGGCCCTGCTCGCGAGTTCGGTCGCGATGGCCGGTCTGCTGGCGGGCTGCGGCAGCGGCGACGACACGGCGAACGCCCCGCGCACGGAGTCCGGCACGGCGGCTCCCGCGACCGGCACCACGACACCGTCCGACGGCACCGGCAACGCGCCGAGCGGCGTGCCGACCGACGCGGTGAGCAACTCCCTCACCCCGTCGGCAGCGCGGTCCCCGGCCGGCGGAACCCGTTGCCACACCTCCGAACTGAGCGCCTCCGTCGGCCGCAACAACCCGGGCGCCGGGCAGGAGAACTTCCCGGTCGTGCTGACGAACGAGTCGAGCCGCACCTGCACCCTGTACGGCTATCCGGGCACCGCCTTCGTCGACGCGTCCGGCAAGCAGCTGGGACCTGACCCGAAGCGCTCCTCCGCCGAGCCCGAGACCGTGAGGCTGGCGCCCGGCCAGAGCGCCTGGGCCGGATTGTCCTTCGCGAACCCCGAGGTCAGCGGCGCGGGAACGGCCACCCCTGCCGCCCTTGTGGTGACCCCGCCGGACGAGGAGGACCCGCTGAAGGTGGCGTGGACGTCCGGGGCGGTCCCGGTGTCCGGCAACGAGGCGTCGGTCCGGCTGATCCCCTTCAGCCCCGGCACCGGAGCCTGAGCGGGGCAGGTCGCGGTCGGGTGCACTGACCGGCTTCTTACCCCGGCCTGATTTCATGACCAGGCACGATCTGCTCGCGTCCCGAAGGAATTGCCCTGAACACCCCGCTCGCCGAAGCCCTGTCCGTCGCCCTGCTCGTCGCCGTACTCGTGTGGGCGGTCCTGCGCCCTTTCGGCTGGCCGGAGGCCGCGGTCGCGGTCCCGGCGGCGGGGCTCGCGGTCGTCACCGGGGCGATCTCCCCGGACCACGCCTGGGCGGAGGCCGAGCGGTTGGGACCGGTGGTCGGGTTCCTCGCGGCGGTGCTGGTGCTCGCGCACTTCTGTGACGTGGAGGGGCTGTTCCAGGCCTGCGGGGCCTGGCTGGCCCGACGGTCGGCGGGCTCGCCCGGGCGGCTGCTGACCGGTGTGTTCGGGCTGGCGTCGGCGATCACGGCGGTGCTCAGCTTGGACGCCACCGTGGTGCTGCTGACGCCCGTGGTGCTCGTCACCGCCTCCCGGATGGGGGCCCGCGCGAAGCCGCACGTCTACGCGTGCGCGCATCTGTCGAACACGGCCTCGCTGCTGCTGCCGGTGTCGAACCTCACCAACCTGCTGGCCTTCGAGGCGAGCGGGGTGAGCTTCACCCGGTTCGCGCTGCTGATGGCACTGCCCTGGCTGGCGGCGATCGCCGTCGAGTACGTGGTCTTCCGGCGCTTCTTCGCAACCGACCTCACCGTCGTCGACCACTCCCCCGAGCCGTCCGAGGAGCCCGCGCTGCCGCTGTTCGCCCTGGTCACGGTCGGCTGCACGCTGGCCGGGTTCGTGGTGGCCTCGGCGTTCGGCGTCGATCCCGCCTGGGTCGCCTGCGCGGGCGCGCTCGTTCTGGCGGGCCGCGCCCTCATCCGCGGAAAGGCCACCCCGGTCACGGTGGTGCGGGCGGCGGCACCGGCCTTCCTGGCGTTCGTGCTCGCGCTCGGCATCGTCGTGCGCGCGGTCGTCGACAACGGGCTCGCCGACGCCCTGCACCACGTCCTGCCCGACGGGACGGGCATCGTCGCGCTGCTCGGGATCGCCGCGCTGGCCGCCGTACTGGCGAACCTGATCAACAATCTGCCCGCGGTCCTGGTCCTGCTGCCGCTCACCGCCACGGCCGGGCCCGGCGCGGTCCTCGCGGTGCTGCTGGGGGTGAACATCGGCCCGAACCTCACCTACGCCGGATCCCTGGCCACGCTGCTGTGGCGGCGCATCCTGCACCGGGACGACCACGAGGTGGAGCTCGGGGAGTTCACCCGGCTCGGTCTGCTGACCGTGCCGACCGCGCTCGCCGCCGCGGTGGTGGCCCTGTGGGGCTCACTGCAGCTCGTCGGAGCCTGAGCGGGGTCAGCGCCCGCCTCCGTAGCCGCCGCCCCCGTACCCGTAGCCACCGCCGTACCCATAGCCACCGCCGTAGCCGCCGCCGTAGCCGGGCCGGCCGCCCCCGTAGCAGGAGTACGGGTTGGTGGAGCAGTTGGCGCTGGGGTACGGGCTGCTCGGCGGTGTCGGCGTGGCCGTCGGGGTGGCGGACCCCGTCGGGGCCGGTGTGGGCGTCCTGGAGGGCGCGGGGGCGGACTTCGGGGTCGGCGTGGGGCTGCTGTCCGCGTCCCAGTTGACCGCCTCCATCTGGGGGTCGGGCGTCGAGGTGTCGAAGACCCAGCGCTGGGCGGGGCCGTCGTCGCGGTTCTTCAGAACCAGCGCGCCGGACCCGTCGGTGGCGGCCGGGGTCAGCGCGAGGTCCTGGTCCCAGCGCGGTACGAGGGTGCCCTGGAGGGTGAAGTCGTAGCGGACGTTCTTGGCGTCGGGCGAGGTGGCGCCCGTGCAGGCCGCGAGCCGTACCGAGAAGCCTAGGTGGGAGTCCAGGCACAGGTCGGGGTCGGCGGCGCTGCGCAGCAGTCCGTCCGTTTCGTACGTCCACTGCTGGCCCTCGGCCGCGGAACACTCGGCGAGCCCGGTCTCGACGCCCTGGGCGATCTTCTTGCCGACGACGCCGACGCACAGCCCGAACTCGACGTTGTGCAGGCGTCCGCGCAGGTCGCCCTGGCGCGCCTCGCTCGCCCCGGCCCGGGACGGGTCGGTGGTCGAGGAGGCCGTGTCTGAGCCGGGCGCCTCGGAGGGGGCGGCGTCGGCCGGGCCGGTGCCGTCCGAGTGGAACGAGGACCACATGACCAGGGGGAGGACGACGAGCCCGCTCACCGTCAGGACGGCCGCGGTGAGGTTGCGGCGGGAGGTACGGCGAGGGGCCTTGCGGGCGGAGTGGCGGGAGGCGGAGCGCGCACGGCCGCGGGGGCCGGGGGCGGCGGGCGCGGGGCCCGTGGGAGCGGGGCCCTGGGCCGGGGCGGCGGGCGGCATCGGAACGCCGAAGGCCTCACCCGCGAACGCTCCGCTCGGCGCGTGTCGCTGCGCTTCCTCTGCGGCTCCCGCGTCGTCGACGCTCATCCGTGATTCCACGTAGGCGGCGGCACCCCAGCCGAGCACGGCCTCGGCGAGGGCGAGGCCGAGCTGCCCGTTGAACTGGTGCAGTTGGTCGGCGGTGTGCATGCAGTGCCGGCACCGCTGCAGGTGCTCGCGCAGATCGGGGTCGAGCTCGGCACCGCCGCGCCGGAACGTCACGTCGAGCAGCCGCAGATAGTGCCGGCACTCCTGCTCGGGGGCGAGTTCGCGGTGGACCTGGAGGCACTCCTCGCGCAGCCGCTCGCGGGCTCGGCGGAGTTCGACGCCGGCGTCCTCCTCGTCCAGGCCGAGGAGGGCCGCGGGGACCCCGATCGGCTCGGCCTCGACCTCGGTGTGCCACAGCAGGCAGCGGGCCGACTGCTGCAGCCGCTGGAAGGCACCGGACAGCAGGCGCCGCTCGGCGGGAGGCAGCAGGCGGGCCGCGGCTCTGTCGCCGCCCGCCTCGGTTCTCAGCGCGGGGTGGAGCATCTCCCGTCGGCCGTCGGAGTCCCATTCGGCCGCGATCCGACGGACGGTGACGAGCAGATGGGGCCGCCAGGCGGCGGTCGGACCCGTGTGGCGCAGAGATTCGCCGAACAGGCGCGTGAACGCGGCCGTGGTGAGCATGCCCGCGGGACGGGGACCGTCGGTGCACAGCCGCGCGTAGGCGAAGGCGGCTTCCCAGTGCCGGTCGAGGAGTTCACCGACGGGCTGCAGGGCCGGCGTCGTGCCGCTCCACTTCTTGAGCTCGGCGCTCAGCTGCTCGTCCGTGACGTCGTACGGGCGAACCGGAGACGGGTAATTCGACAGGCCTGCGTCACTCACGGCGGCATTTCCTCCCGAGGGCATGCTGGGTTGCATAAAGTCCATACCAATGGGTACGTCCGCCTGGGACAGCTCTTTTGAAGCGTGAAGGGCGTACGGAGGGGTCGAGAGCACACAGGGGGAAAATGTATTGTCCGTGCGCCGACAACGCACACCTTTGCACAGGTCAGCGAGGCGTAACAAGAGATCCCGCGGTTTTGTGCAGAGCGTGCGGCCCGTGGAGGTTTGACGATTGGTCAAGCCCGATGGCCTGGGATTGCCGCACCATTTGGCCGCCGTAATGGGAAACGGGATTCACTTGGTGCGGCACCCTCATCCGCACCAACCATTGAACCGCCACTCCACACCGCCTCGGGATCGCCCCGCGAGGTCACGTCCCAACCATTGGCCCGGTGGCCCGGTACGCCCCGGGCGGAGTCCCGTAGCGGGCACGGAAGACCCGGTTGAAGTGGAAGGGGCTGGCGAAGCCGGAAGCGGCGGCGACGCGTTCCACGGACAGGTCGGTGCTCTCCAGCAGTCGGGCGGCATGGTGCAGGCGCGCCTCGCGCAGTTCCCGCATCGGTGACCGGCCCAGCTGCCGGGAGAAGAGGTGGGCGAACCGGGAGGGCGACAGCGACACTTCGCCGGCGAGCGACCGCACGGTGTGCGGGGCGCCGGGATCGGCCGCGATCAGCTCCTGGGCGCGCCGCACCCGGGGGTCGATGCCGGTCCCGGTCCGGGACCCGCGCGCGGCGCCGGCCGTGAGCAGGACGACCTCCTCCAGCGCGCACAGGGCGAGTTCGCGGGCGGTGGTGCCGTGGGCCACGGCAACGGCGACCCGGTCGTCGGCCGGTGCGGACGCGGGCGGGGCGCTCTCGGGCGGCGTGCCGGTGCCGGTCCAGCGGGCGTCGGTGAGCATCCGGTGGAAGGCCGCCTCGATGCGGGTGCGCGGGCCGTGGGTCCCGGGGTCCGAGGTGACGACGTACATGCCGTCGCCCCTGCCGTGCGGCCCCAGCCAGGCGGTCCAGGACGGTCTGGCTCCGCAGTGCGCCCACCAGAACCGCCAGTGGTCGGCGCCTTGTTGGACGCCGTAGCGGTGCGGGGTGCCGGGGGCGAGCACCACCAGGTCCCCGGCGCCCGCCCCGGTCTCGGTCCGTCCCTGGCGCAGGGTGCCCCGCCCACCCACCGTCCAGGTGAGCAGCCAGCTGTCGGCGCCCCGCGGTCGCTGGACGGCGTAGCCCGGGAGTTCGTCGTAGTGGCCGACGACCACGAGGCCCGGTGGCGGACCGGGGTCGCCGTGGGCGGCAGTCTCGGGCAATCCGTCGGCGGTCACGGGCATCCTCCTCGGGCGGGCTGCGGCCTAGCGTGACGAGTGGAACACATCGCACCAGAGAGGGTCCGCATGACAGTCACAGGCATCGAGACAGGGGTCCGGCAGTTCCAGGAGGACGGCTTCATGGTCGCGCGCGGGTTGTTCGCACGCGACGAGATCGACCGGCTGTGCGGCGAGTTCACGGCACTGCACTCCGGCGGGCCGGTGCCGGGACATTTCGAGCCGAGTGCGCCGGGCGAGTCGACGGACCCGCTGCGGAGGTATCCGCGGGTGATGCAGCCGCACGAGATCAACGACCTCGCGCTGCACCTCCTGCTGGACGCCCGGCTGCGGGAGGTGCTGGAGACGCTGCTCGGGGAGGAGGTGCTGGCCGCGCAGAGCATGTTCTACTTCAAGCCGCCGGGGGCGCGGGGGCAGGCGCTGCACCAGGACAACTTCTATCTGCGGGTCGAACCGGGCACCTGTGTCGCGGCCTGGGTGGCCTGCGATGTGATCGACCGGGACAACGGAGGTCTTGAGGTCGTCCCGGGCACGCACCGGATGGACCTGTTCTGCCCCGAACTCGCGGACTCGCAGGTGTCGTTCGCGCGGGAGTACGTGGCACCGCCACCGGGGCTCGCCGCGGTTCCCGTCGACATGACGCCGGGGGATGTGCTGTTCTTCAACGGGAGCCTGGTGCACGGCTCGCAGCCGAACCGCACGGCCGACCGGTTCCGTCGGTCGTTCATCGGGCACTACGTGGGGGCTTCCACCCAGCGGATCGGGCACTACTACCGGACGTTG
Encoded proteins:
- a CDS encoding SpoIIE family protein phosphatase, which gives rise to MRPVDPFDDASTARAVIDDRGAVARWGVGARRLLGYEAHEVLGRPAAALLAERDALAALVGPRWSGDLTLRHRDGRTVPVHLLALRRPPLGDRADWRVVVRPDHAELDPPDDVVTAAALDQSPCPMLVCDERLRLRWINGRMAELISLPDHEVRGLRITDIGVRSENAEVEELLAEVLATGRARDIERYVRPSGFNRAAGMLTRIAPLTDGSGRVRGACLTGHDFTEHYLARERLRLVNEASVRIGTTLDVTRTAQELADVCIPALADFVSIDLLDPQESGEAPTELAAPVELRRAAHHSVDPGNPMAVMKPGHTEVYPATSPQADSVVAGRTIVATVASGRLDQWLNWNRTRGERVREFGVHSTMSVPIQARGQTLGVAVLTRYRRPDPFTPDDVLLAEEITARAAVCIDNARRFSRERETALALQRSLLPRSLPRTAAVEAASRYLPAARAGVGGDWFDVIPLSGMRVAMVVGDVVGHGIQASATMGRLRTAVRTLADIDLAPDELLTHLDDLVVRLSAEAGSEGSPGEVGATCLYAVYDPVSRRCTLARAGHPAPVMLTPGGTAREVELPAGPPLGLGGLPFESAELALPEGSVLSLFTDGLIESRERDVGASHALLCEALAVPSDSLDETCDRLLQAVLPPGGSSDDVALLLARTLGLPASQVATWDIPADPALVAPVRKQVVQQLDRWDLSEASFTAELVVSELVTNAIRYGARPIRLRLIHDATTLICEVSDTNHTAPHLRRAKTWDEGGRGLLLVAQLTQRWGSRHTAEGKTIWAEIGLLDEE
- a CDS encoding DUF4232 domain-containing protein, encoding MTIRWSLGVRRAALLASSVAMAGLLAGCGSGDDTANAPRTESGTAAPATGTTTPSDGTGNAPSGVPTDAVSNSLTPSAARSPAGGTRCHTSELSASVGRNNPGAGQENFPVVLTNESSRTCTLYGYPGTAFVDASGKQLGPDPKRSSAEPETVRLAPGQSAWAGLSFANPEVSGAGTATPAALVVTPPDEEDPLKVAWTSGAVPVSGNEASVRLIPFSPGTGA
- a CDS encoding SLC13 family permease — translated: MNTPLAEALSVALLVAVLVWAVLRPFGWPEAAVAVPAAGLAVVTGAISPDHAWAEAERLGPVVGFLAAVLVLAHFCDVEGLFQACGAWLARRSAGSPGRLLTGVFGLASAITAVLSLDATVVLLTPVVLVTASRMGARAKPHVYACAHLSNTASLLLPVSNLTNLLAFEASGVSFTRFALLMALPWLAAIAVEYVVFRRFFATDLTVVDHSPEPSEEPALPLFALVTVGCTLAGFVVASAFGVDPAWVACAGALVLAGRALIRGKATPVTVVRAAAPAFLAFVLALGIVVRAVVDNGLADALHHVLPDGTGIVALLGIAALAAVLANLINNLPAVLVLLPLTATAGPGAVLAVLLGVNIGPNLTYAGSLATLLWRRILHRDDHEVELGEFTRLGLLTVPTALAAAVVALWGSLQLVGA
- a CDS encoding RICIN domain-containing protein codes for the protein MSDAGLSNYPSPVRPYDVTDEQLSAELKKWSGTTPALQPVGELLDRHWEAAFAYARLCTDGPRPAGMLTTAAFTRLFGESLRHTGPTAAWRPHLLVTVRRIAAEWDSDGRREMLHPALRTEAGGDRAAARLLPPAERRLLSGAFQRLQQSARCLLWHTEVEAEPIGVPAALLGLDEEDAGVELRRARERLREECLQVHRELAPEQECRHYLRLLDVTFRRGGAELDPDLREHLQRCRHCMHTADQLHQFNGQLGLALAEAVLGWGAAAYVESRMSVDDAGAAEEAQRHAPSGAFAGEAFGVPMPPAAPAQGPAPTGPAPAAPGPRGRARSASRHSARKAPRRTSRRNLTAAVLTVSGLVVLPLVMWSSFHSDGTGPADAAPSEAPGSDTASSTTDPSRAGASEARQGDLRGRLHNVEFGLCVGVVGKKIAQGVETGLAECSAAEGQQWTYETDGLLRSAADPDLCLDSHLGFSVRLAACTGATSPDAKNVRYDFTLQGTLVPRWDQDLALTPAATDGSGALVLKNRDDGPAQRWVFDTSTPDPQMEAVNWDADSSPTPTPKSAPAPSRTPTPAPTGSATPTATPTPPSSPYPSANCSTNPYSCYGGGRPGYGGGYGGGYGYGGGYGYGGGGYGGGR
- a CDS encoding helix-turn-helix domain-containing protein, encoding MPVTADGLPETAAHGDPGPPPGLVVVGHYDELPGYAVQRPRGADSWLLTWTVGGRGTLRQGRTETGAGAGDLVVLAPGTPHRYGVQQGADHWRFWWAHCGARPSWTAWLGPHGRGDGMYVVTSDPGTHGPRTRIEAAFHRMLTDARWTGTGTPPESAPPASAPADDRVAVAVAHGTTARELALCALEEVVLLTAGAARGSRTGTGIDPRVRRAQELIAADPGAPHTVRSLAGEVSLSPSRFAHLFSRQLGRSPMRELREARLHHAARLLESTDLSVERVAAASGFASPFHFNRVFRARYGTPPGAYRATGPMVGT
- a CDS encoding phytanoyl-CoA dioxygenase family protein, with product MTVTGIETGVRQFQEDGFMVARGLFARDEIDRLCGEFTALHSGGPVPGHFEPSAPGESTDPLRRYPRVMQPHEINDLALHLLLDARLREVLETLLGEEVLAAQSMFYFKPPGARGQALHQDNFYLRVEPGTCVAAWVACDVIDRDNGGLEVVPGTHRMDLFCPELADSQVSFAREYVAPPPGLAAVPVDMTPGDVLFFNGSLVHGSQPNRTADRFRRSFIGHYVGASTQRIGHYYRTLSMSGARVPLPESEGAGPCGTEFAPHGPH